Proteins from one Anastrepha obliqua isolate idAnaObli1 chromosome 2, idAnaObli1_1.0, whole genome shotgun sequence genomic window:
- the LOC129238208 gene encoding uncharacterized protein LOC129238208 yields the protein MSSAAKTPRSCWRKYFTIRKENATAKCKYCPKELKTCNNTTNLKQHMERKHSDVLQADENSHEVDVQDTTNLRHNDSLFQFDKSPTPAQQIYNPKDKFENTRK from the exons ATGTCTTCCGCTGCTAAAACACCCAGAAGCTGCTGGCGCAAGTATTTTACAATAAGGAAGGAAAATGCAACCGCAAAATGTAAATACTGCCCAAAAGAGTTAAAAACATGCAATAACACTACAAACTTGAAACAGCACATGGAAAGAAAACATTCTGATGTCTTACAAGCTGACGAG AATTCACATGAAGTTGATGTCCAGGATACTACCAATTTGAGGCATAATGATTCATTG TTCCAGTTCGACAAATCACCCACTCCTGCACAACAAATCTACAATCCGAAAGATAAATTTGAGAATACCCGCAAATGA